A single Eubalaena glacialis isolate mEubGla1 chromosome 18, mEubGla1.1.hap2.+ XY, whole genome shotgun sequence DNA region contains:
- the LOC133077968 gene encoding LOW QUALITY PROTEIN: eukaryotic initiation factor 4A-I-like (The sequence of the model RefSeq protein was modified relative to this genomic sequence to represent the inferred CDS: substituted 2 bases at 2 genomic stop codons), with the protein MEPEGVIESNWNEIVDSFDDMNLSESLLRGIYAYGFEKPSAIQQRAILPCIKGYDVIAQAQSGTGKTATFAISILQHIELDLKATXALVLAPTRELAQQIQKVVMALGDYMGASCHACIGGTNVRAEVQKLQMEAPHIIVGTPGRVFDMLNRRYLSPKYIKMFVLDEADEMLSRGFKDQIYDIFQKLNSNTQVVLLSATMPSDVLEVTKKFMRDPIRILVKKEELTLEGIRQFYINVEREEWKLDTLCDLYETLTITQAVIFINTQRKVDWLTEKMHARDFTVSAMHGDMDQKEXDVIMREFRSGSSRVLITTDLLARGIDVQQVSLVINYDLPTNRENYIHRISRGGRFGRKGVAINMVTEEDKRTLRDIETFYNTSIEEMPLNVADLI; encoded by the coding sequence ATGGAGCCCGAAGGCGTCATCGAGAGTAACTGGAATGAGATCGTTGACAGCTTTGATGACATGAACCTTTCGGAGTCACTCCTCCGTGGCATCTACGCCTACGGTTTTGAGAAGCCCTCTGCCATCCAGCAGCGAGCCATTCTTCCTTGTATCAAGGGTTACGATGTGATCGCTCAAGCCCAATCTGGGACTGGGAAAACGGCCACTTTTGCCATATCAATTTTGCAGCACATTGAATTGGATCTAAAGGCCACCTAGGCCTTGGTCCTGGCACCCACTAGAGAGTTGGCTCAGCAGATACAGAAGGTAGTTATGGCCTTAGGAGATTACATGGGTGCCTCGTGCCATGCCTGCATTGGGGGTACCAATGTGCGTGCTGAGGTGCAGAAGCTGCAGATGGAAGCTCCCCATATCATCGTGGGTACCCCAGGCCGTGTGTTCGACATGCTTAACCGGAGATACTTGTCTCCCAAGTACATCAAGATGTTTGTACTGGATGAAGCTGATGAAATGTTAAGCCGTGGGTTCAAGGACCAGATCTATGACATATTCCAAAAGCTCAATAGCAACACCCAGGTGGTTTTGCTGTCGGCTACAATGCCTTCCGATGTGCTTGAGGTGACCAAGAAGTTCATGAGGGACCCAATTAGAATTCTTGTCAAGAAAGAAGAGTTGACACTGGAGGGTATCCGCCAATTCTACATCAATGTGGAACGAGAGGAGTGGAAGCTGGACACACTGTGTGACTTGTATGAAACCCTGACCATCACCCAGGCAGTCATCTTCATCAACACCCAAAGGAAGGTGGATTGGCTCACTGAGAAGATGCATGCCCGAGACTTCACCGTCTCTGCCATGCACGGAGATATGGACCAAAAAGAATGAGACGTTATCATGAGGGAGTTCCGCTCTGGCTCTAGCAGAGTATTGATTACCACTGACCTACTGGCCAGAGGCATCGATGTGCAGCAGGTTTCCTTAGTCATCAACTATGACCTCCCCACCAACAGGGAAAACTACATCCACAGAATCAGTCGAGGTGGACGTTTTGGCCGTAAGGGTGTGGCTATTAACATGGTGACAGAAGAAGACAAGAGGACTCTTCGAGACATTGAGACCTTCTACAACACCTCCATTGAGGAGATGCCCCTCAATGTTGCTGACCTCATCTGA